The following are encoded in a window of Neomicrococcus lactis genomic DNA:
- a CDS encoding transglycosylase family protein, whose translation MPGFTVVWNLVLHAAKNRWVKLSVQALVVLALIGGLFYVTSFQKTVALSVDGQERTVSMFGSTVADALTAANVTVGAEDQVSPALDAPIAAGQTINVLTEKGVEVSIDGSSRVVSTTGLTVEDLIKQLGIESGSKISLDENTPLTSLNSTLTITTADALADAAAEKAAAEKAEADKKVAAAKEAAAKKAAAKKAATAQAAAAAKKAEAAKVAEAARQAAAAQTAAAQTAAAKAAAAKETATREAAAKAATQTATATKAATQTAAAKETQAASSSSKTATAPTNVSGAWAALAQCESGGNWATNTGNGYYGGLQFSLSSWRAVGGTQYAAYPHQASASQQIAAAEKLRASGGWGHWPACSSKLGLR comes from the coding sequence GTGCCCGGATTCACCGTCGTTTGGAATCTCGTGCTTCATGCCGCAAAAAACCGCTGGGTAAAGCTCTCAGTACAAGCCCTCGTAGTTCTAGCCCTCATTGGTGGCCTGTTCTACGTCACCTCTTTTCAGAAGACCGTCGCCCTTTCGGTAGATGGCCAAGAGCGCACCGTCTCCATGTTTGGATCGACCGTCGCAGACGCTCTCACCGCTGCTAACGTCACGGTTGGCGCCGAAGATCAAGTTTCACCGGCCCTGGATGCTCCTATCGCAGCTGGCCAGACCATCAACGTCCTCACCGAAAAAGGTGTGGAGGTTTCCATCGACGGCTCTAGCCGTGTTGTGAGCACCACCGGGTTGACCGTGGAAGATCTCATCAAGCAGCTGGGTATCGAGTCCGGCTCCAAGATCTCCCTCGACGAGAACACCCCCTTGACCAGCCTCAACTCGACGCTGACCATCACCACGGCTGACGCTCTTGCCGACGCAGCTGCTGAAAAGGCTGCTGCTGAAAAGGCCGAGGCTGACAAGAAGGTTGCCGCCGCCAAGGAAGCTGCTGCTAAGAAGGCTGCTGCTAAGAAGGCTGCCACCGCTCAGGCCGCTGCTGCCGCCAAGAAGGCTGAAGCCGCCAAGGTTGCTGAAGCTGCACGCCAGGCCGCCGCTGCTCAGACCGCCGCTGCTCAGACCGCCGCCGCTAAGGCTGCTGCTGCTAAGGAAACCGCTACTAGGGAAGCTGCCGCAAAGGCTGCAACCCAGACCGCAACTGCCACGAAGGCTGCAACTCAGACTGCAGCTGCCAAGGAAACGCAAGCTGCGTCGTCGTCCTCTAAGACCGCAACTGCACCTACCAACGTTTCCGGTGCATGGGCCGCCCTGGCTCAGTGCGAATCCGGGGGAAACTGGGCCACTAACACTGGCAACGGTTACTACGGCGGACTGCAGTTCTCGCTCTCTAGCTGGCGGGCAGTCGGCGGCACGCAGTACGCCGCCTACCCACACCAGGCATCCGCTTCGCAGCAGATCGCCGCAGCCGAGAAGCTTCGCGCTTCCGGTGGATGGGGACACTGGCCAGCATGCTCGTCCAAGTTGGGCTTGCGCTAA
- a CDS encoding sugar transferase: MKVLGKPWWIGIPTVLAIIDAVAIALAMAVAQVYRFGGFSGAELEGTIPADYGWLSAGIAIFWLILLDLWGSRDVKIIGIGSEEYKRIAVASLYLFGAIAIFSYAFGIQTARGYVGLALPAGVLFLILGRWFYRRHLSRKRHEGYFTRKLMIVGGPSTVLHLYNNLNETPEAGYVPVAAYMPGYAVSSPSGDELPIPVAGVSRDIDGILAAVDEYEVEALAVSSGSMLSPRVMRSLGWELQDRGISLIMAPALTDVAGPRIHTQPVNGLPLIHVSTPKLEGIKGFAKRASDVIGAGVGLLLLSPLFLVTTIAIRMESRGPIFFHQKRVGKGGEIFHMHKFRSMVPDAEAKKADLMDQNEGNGVLFKIVKDPRITKVGAFIRRYSIDELPQLWNVLVGEMSLVGPRPPVPDEVQAYEKHVHRKFLVQPGITGLWQVSGRSALSWEDSVRLDLYYVENWSLIQDMVILFKTVRAVLTSDGAY, from the coding sequence GTGAAAGTCTTAGGCAAACCGTGGTGGATTGGCATTCCCACGGTCCTAGCGATCATTGATGCCGTCGCGATTGCTCTTGCGATGGCCGTGGCTCAGGTATATCGCTTCGGTGGCTTCTCTGGTGCAGAACTCGAGGGCACCATACCGGCTGACTACGGCTGGCTGTCCGCGGGAATCGCGATTTTCTGGCTGATTCTCTTGGACCTCTGGGGCTCCCGCGACGTCAAGATCATTGGTATTGGCTCCGAGGAATACAAACGCATCGCCGTTGCTTCGCTTTATCTTTTCGGCGCTATCGCCATCTTCTCTTACGCCTTCGGGATTCAAACTGCTCGAGGCTACGTGGGCCTCGCGCTTCCGGCTGGTGTGCTGTTCTTGATCCTTGGACGCTGGTTCTACCGGCGGCATCTCTCGAGAAAGCGCCACGAGGGGTATTTCACCCGAAAGCTCATGATTGTCGGCGGACCGTCCACGGTCTTGCACCTCTATAACAACCTGAACGAGACTCCCGAAGCCGGCTACGTCCCGGTCGCGGCCTACATGCCTGGCTATGCCGTGTCTTCGCCGAGCGGTGACGAACTGCCCATTCCGGTGGCTGGAGTTTCGCGTGACATCGACGGCATCCTGGCCGCCGTGGATGAGTACGAGGTTGAAGCCCTTGCAGTGTCTTCTGGTTCCATGTTGAGCCCGCGTGTGATGCGTAGTCTCGGTTGGGAACTCCAGGACCGCGGAATCTCCCTCATTATGGCGCCAGCCCTCACGGACGTGGCCGGCCCCCGAATTCACACGCAGCCCGTCAACGGCCTGCCGCTCATCCACGTCTCCACCCCGAAGCTCGAGGGCATCAAAGGCTTTGCCAAGCGAGCGTCTGATGTCATCGGTGCTGGAGTCGGCCTCCTCTTGCTCTCTCCACTCTTTCTCGTGACGACGATCGCCATTCGGATGGAGTCGCGTGGACCGATTTTCTTCCACCAAAAGCGCGTGGGCAAGGGGGGCGAAATCTTCCACATGCACAAATTCCGTTCTATGGTTCCTGATGCTGAAGCCAAGAAGGCAGATCTCATGGACCAGAACGAAGGCAATGGTGTGCTCTTCAAGATCGTGAAGGATCCGCGGATCACCAAGGTCGGCGCCTTTATCCGCCGCTACAGCATCGATGAGCTGCCGCAGCTCTGGAACGTCCTGGTCGGTGAAATGAGCCTCGTGGGCCCACGCCCGCCCGTTCCGGATGAAGTGCAAGCGTACGAAAAGCACGTGCACCGCAAGTTCCTGGTCCAGCCCGGCATCACAGGCCTCTGGCAAGTCTCCGGGCGCTCTGCGCTCAGCTGGGAAGACAGTGTTCGCTTGGACTTGTATTACGTGGAGAACTGGTCCCTGATTCAGGACATGGTGATCCTCTTCAAGACCGTTCGTGCGGTCCTGACCTCGGACGGCGCGTACTAG
- the rsmA gene encoding 16S rRNA (adenine(1518)-N(6)/adenine(1519)-N(6))-dimethyltransferase RsmA, which translates to MDCVTDAPNSAQLLGATDIRRLAEEVGVRPTKTLGQNFVIDGNTIRRIVAAAKVGPDETVVEIGPGLGSLTLGLLDAAKSVVAVEIDTKLAERLPRTVTEYRPGREQDFNVILSDAMDVTELPDPQPTALVANLPYNVAVPVLLHFFEHFPSIQHGLVMVQDEVADRLAAGPGTRIYGVPSAKSAWYADVKKAGVIGMNVFWPAPKIHSGLVAFERHAKPLVGDVQREDVFAVIDAAFAQRRKTLRAALATWAGSAARAEEILVAAGVSPQARGETLSIEQFAAIARAGSGEGAGAGAVSGTNAETTSGEAPPGADAEPTSGGDA; encoded by the coding sequence ATGGACTGCGTGACTGACGCCCCGAACTCCGCCCAGCTCCTTGGAGCCACCGACATTCGTCGTCTCGCGGAGGAGGTGGGTGTGCGGCCTACCAAGACCCTCGGACAGAACTTTGTGATCGACGGAAACACCATCCGTCGCATCGTCGCGGCCGCGAAAGTAGGCCCTGACGAGACGGTAGTGGAGATCGGACCCGGCCTCGGATCGCTGACTCTTGGACTGCTCGATGCCGCGAAGTCTGTGGTGGCTGTGGAGATTGATACAAAGCTCGCCGAGCGCTTGCCGCGCACCGTGACTGAATACCGTCCGGGGCGCGAGCAGGACTTCAACGTCATCCTCAGCGACGCCATGGACGTGACCGAGCTGCCCGATCCGCAGCCCACCGCGCTCGTCGCGAACCTCCCATACAACGTGGCGGTTCCCGTGTTGTTGCATTTCTTTGAACACTTCCCGTCCATCCAACACGGTCTGGTGATGGTGCAGGACGAAGTCGCGGACCGACTTGCTGCAGGTCCCGGCACCAGGATTTACGGTGTCCCTTCTGCAAAGTCCGCGTGGTACGCCGATGTGAAGAAGGCCGGCGTCATTGGCATGAACGTCTTCTGGCCGGCGCCGAAGATCCACTCTGGTCTCGTTGCTTTTGAACGTCACGCGAAGCCGCTCGTTGGGGACGTGCAGCGCGAAGACGTATTCGCCGTGATTGATGCTGCTTTCGCGCAGCGCCGCAAGACTTTGCGCGCCGCTCTCGCGACGTGGGCCGGTTCTGCAGCCCGAGCCGAAGAGATTCTGGTGGCCGCAGGTGTCAGCCCGCAAGCACGTGGTGAAACGCTGAGCATCGAGCAGTTCGCGGCTATCGCCCGGGCAGGGTCTGGTGAGGGTGCGGGTGCTGGAGCTGTCTCGGGTACGAATGCCGAAACGACCTCGGGTGAGGCTCCCCCCGGCGCAGACGCGGAACCAACATCGGGTGGTGACGCATGA
- a CDS encoding MoxR family ATPase produces the protein MTTQQQDLTLGADFHDACQRILDAIDGVLDGKQSVARTALTVLLAQGHLLLEDVPGVGKTLLAKALAKTIDGDIKRIQFTPDLLPSDVTGVSIYNQDTHSFDFRTGPVFANIVIGDEINRASAKTQSALLECMEERQVSIDSVTHPLPDPFMVIATQNPIELEGTFPLPEAQRDRFMARISVGYPDRQAEMDMLESHQSTNPLDRVSPALNTGELRALIDAVKTVHVSEPIKEYIVSIGRATREHPDVNLGASPRSLLQLLRAAKATAAVSGRNYVVPDDVKSIAHDVLVHRIVLDRKTKFSGRRVDSLLDSILASIPVKADGRDVAAGS, from the coding sequence GTGACTACTCAACAGCAAGACCTAACACTTGGTGCCGATTTCCATGACGCGTGCCAGCGTATTTTGGATGCGATCGATGGCGTACTGGACGGCAAACAGTCTGTCGCGCGGACGGCGCTGACCGTATTGCTCGCGCAAGGACACCTGCTTCTCGAGGATGTGCCGGGCGTCGGTAAGACTCTGCTCGCGAAGGCTCTCGCCAAAACCATCGACGGCGATATCAAGCGCATTCAATTCACGCCTGACCTGCTGCCTTCCGATGTCACGGGTGTGTCCATTTATAACCAGGACACGCACTCGTTTGATTTCCGTACCGGCCCGGTGTTCGCGAACATCGTTATTGGTGACGAGATCAACCGCGCCTCCGCAAAGACTCAGTCGGCTCTTCTGGAATGTATGGAAGAGCGGCAGGTTTCCATTGATTCCGTGACGCATCCGCTGCCAGACCCGTTCATGGTGATTGCGACGCAGAACCCCATTGAACTTGAGGGCACCTTCCCGTTGCCCGAGGCGCAGCGCGACCGCTTCATGGCCCGAATTTCCGTGGGTTACCCGGACCGGCAGGCCGAGATGGACATGCTGGAATCCCACCAGTCCACCAATCCTTTGGACCGCGTCTCCCCTGCGCTTAATACCGGCGAGCTGCGAGCGCTAATCGACGCAGTGAAAACAGTTCATGTGTCAGAACCGATCAAGGAGTACATCGTCTCGATTGGTCGGGCCACGCGTGAACACCCTGACGTCAATTTGGGCGCCTCGCCGCGATCCTTGCTTCAGCTACTGCGGGCCGCTAAGGCGACGGCAGCGGTATCCGGGCGAAACTATGTGGTTCCGGATGACGTGAAGTCCATTGCCCACGACGTCCTCGTGCACCGCATTGTCCTTGACCGCAAGACTAAATTCTCCGGCCGCCGCGTGGACTCGTTGCTGGATAGCATTTTGGCGTCGATCCCCGTCAAGGCTGACGGTCGCGACGTAGCGGCTGGCAGCTAG
- a CDS encoding 4-(cytidine 5'-diphospho)-2-C-methyl-D-erythritol kinase, which yields MIGLKSVVARAPGKINVSLEVGPPREDGYHSVATIYLAVSLFEDVRASERMDSEFTISLHPDSAPFADPETFPLGKDNLVVRAADELRRYTGVTMGADLEVTKRVPIAGGMGGGSADAAAALVACNALWDCGLNREELAVVGAKLGADIPFALFGGAAVGLGIGDQVSPMLLRRSTYWVLVPASYGLSTPEVYRTLDKLRADQDVEAPHEVDIDTVQALVTADVNALGLNLRNDMEQAAIHLAPEIDTVIGTGERLGAVRGIVSGSGPTIAFLAESKTHAEQLRTLINEELDVDALVVSGPANGAAVVNHHAVFRGN from the coding sequence ATGATCGGCCTGAAAAGCGTGGTGGCGCGAGCCCCCGGCAAAATCAATGTGTCTCTCGAAGTCGGTCCGCCGCGTGAGGATGGGTACCACTCGGTGGCCACCATCTATCTTGCCGTGAGCTTGTTCGAAGACGTTCGCGCGAGCGAACGCATGGACTCCGAATTCACCATTTCGCTGCACCCCGATTCCGCACCGTTTGCGGATCCGGAGACCTTCCCTCTGGGCAAGGACAACCTTGTGGTGCGCGCGGCCGATGAGCTGCGACGCTACACCGGTGTGACCATGGGTGCTGATCTTGAAGTGACCAAGCGCGTTCCTATTGCTGGCGGCATGGGTGGTGGCTCCGCGGATGCGGCGGCCGCGCTCGTGGCGTGCAATGCTTTGTGGGATTGCGGCTTGAATCGCGAAGAGCTTGCGGTAGTTGGCGCCAAGTTGGGCGCTGACATTCCGTTTGCCCTGTTCGGGGGAGCGGCTGTGGGATTGGGGATCGGTGACCAAGTTTCGCCCATGCTCCTTCGTCGCTCGACGTACTGGGTCTTAGTTCCCGCAAGCTACGGCCTGAGCACTCCAGAGGTCTACCGGACCTTGGACAAGCTGCGCGCTGATCAAGACGTTGAAGCCCCGCACGAGGTGGATATCGACACCGTGCAGGCCCTCGTCACGGCAGACGTGAACGCACTGGGCCTGAATCTGCGCAATGATATGGAGCAGGCCGCCATTCACTTGGCGCCGGAGATCGACACCGTGATTGGTACCGGTGAGCGCTTGGGCGCTGTTCGGGGAATTGTCTCCGGTTCTGGCCCCACCATTGCTTTCCTCGCAGAAAGCAAGACTCACGCGGAGCAACTGCGCACGCTGATTAATGAAGAACTTGATGTTGACGCGTTGGTGGTCAGCGGCCCAGCCAATGGCGCCGCGGTAGTTAACCACCACGCTGTATTTCGCGGCAACTAG
- a CDS encoding TatD family hydrolase: MHGARSAVAENGKRRDTSYPPAPKPLPVSVIDNHTHMDFRDGWVEVSVKDAMDAANAVGVKGAIQVGCDVKSSRWAVQAAESDPRVLAAVAIHPNDAPRLLHPESGHGHDDESELSLEGFDNPLEAALAEIEKLAAHPRVRAIGETGLDYFRTGEEGRDAQRYSFERHIDIAVRAGKAMQIHDRDAHDDVVEVLTSGIKLPEKVVFHCYSGDEALAKICNEHGWYMSFAGTVSFKNSKNQQAALAIARKELILVETDAPFLTPHPFRGRPNAVYMVPYTVRYMAKHLGVDVEELCHQLTQNTEEVYGQFEG; this comes from the coding sequence GTGCATGGGGCCCGGAGCGCAGTAGCGGAGAATGGTAAGCGTCGCGATACCTCTTATCCGCCAGCACCAAAGCCGTTGCCGGTTTCGGTCATCGACAACCACACCCACATGGACTTCCGTGACGGTTGGGTGGAAGTGTCCGTCAAGGACGCCATGGACGCAGCCAACGCCGTGGGCGTCAAGGGCGCCATCCAGGTGGGTTGCGACGTCAAGAGCTCCCGCTGGGCTGTTCAAGCAGCCGAGTCTGATCCGCGCGTACTTGCCGCTGTCGCTATTCACCCGAACGATGCTCCCCGCTTGCTCCACCCAGAGAGCGGTCACGGCCATGATGACGAAAGCGAACTGAGCCTCGAAGGCTTCGATAACCCACTTGAAGCCGCGCTCGCAGAAATCGAAAAGTTGGCTGCACACCCACGCGTCCGAGCGATCGGTGAAACGGGATTGGATTACTTCCGAACCGGCGAAGAAGGGCGTGACGCTCAGCGCTACTCATTTGAGCGTCATATCGACATCGCGGTGCGCGCCGGCAAGGCGATGCAGATTCACGACCGCGATGCCCACGATGATGTAGTTGAAGTGCTAACAAGTGGCATCAAACTTCCGGAAAAGGTGGTTTTCCACTGCTATTCGGGTGATGAAGCTCTCGCGAAGATCTGCAATGAGCACGGCTGGTACATGTCATTTGCGGGCACAGTTTCGTTCAAAAACTCCAAAAATCAGCAGGCTGCACTGGCAATTGCGCGAAAAGAGCTGATTTTGGTGGAAACAGACGCCCCATTCTTGACTCCACACCCGTTTAGAGGCCGTCCGAACGCTGTTTACATGGTCCCGTACACCGTCCGATACATGGCGAAACATCTGGGGGTTGACGTGGAAGAACTCTGCCACCAGCTCACTCAGAACACTGAAGAGGTCTACGGCCAATTCGAGGGTTGA
- a CDS encoding ABC-F family ATP-binding cassette domain-containing protein: protein MAHLLGAENLSIAFNGRVILDGASLGLNEGDRIGMVGRNGDGKSTLMRLLAKRSEADSGRVTWVGGLTVGYLDQQDVLDGDITVGEAIVGDADEHEWASNRTARDVMDGLVKEVDWHAKVEDLSGGQKRRVALAKLLLGEHDVLMLDEPTNHLDVEGVHWLANHLKNRWRANQGGLLVVTHDRWFLDEVSTKTWEVHDGIVEPFEGGYAAYILQRVERDRQAASIESKRQNLAKKELAWLRRGAPARTSKPKFRIDAANALIADVPEIRDKVELASLAVTRLGRDVVDILDASVSYPGKDVLKKIEWRLAPGERTGILGVNGAGKSTLLGLIDGTVEPTAGRVKRGKTVKVATLSQKLDELADFINSPVREVISRLRTSYTIGSGSKAQDLTPGQLLERLGFSTNHLSTPIKDLSGGQKRRLQLLMILLERPNILILDEPTNDLDTDMLAAMEDLLDTWPGTLIVVSHDRYFLERVTDQQYALFGGKLRHLPGGVDEYLRLRTEEEALTGAAPSSSKSSTTTQPASADTPAVSGAERRAAQKEITTIDRRLQKLSQSIEKVHAKMAAHDQSDFDGLRALNEELREFEDEVATLEERWLELSEIVG, encoded by the coding sequence ATGGCTCACTTGTTGGGTGCAGAGAATCTTTCGATCGCGTTTAACGGTCGAGTCATCTTGGATGGCGCCAGCTTGGGCCTGAACGAGGGCGACCGCATCGGTATGGTGGGCCGCAACGGTGACGGCAAGTCCACGCTCATGCGTTTGCTCGCTAAGCGCAGTGAGGCAGATAGCGGCCGCGTCACCTGGGTGGGTGGCCTGACGGTCGGTTATCTAGACCAGCAAGACGTCCTCGACGGTGACATAACCGTGGGTGAAGCCATTGTGGGTGACGCCGACGAACACGAATGGGCATCCAACCGCACCGCGCGCGATGTCATGGACGGCCTCGTCAAGGAAGTCGACTGGCACGCAAAGGTTGAGGACCTCTCGGGTGGCCAGAAGCGTCGCGTGGCGCTCGCGAAGCTGCTCCTCGGTGAGCACGATGTCCTCATGCTCGACGAGCCCACCAACCACTTAGACGTGGAAGGCGTGCACTGGCTCGCCAACCACCTCAAGAACCGCTGGCGCGCCAATCAGGGCGGCCTGCTGGTAGTCACTCACGACCGTTGGTTCCTCGACGAAGTCTCCACGAAGACATGGGAAGTTCACGATGGCATCGTGGAACCGTTCGAAGGCGGCTACGCGGCGTACATTCTGCAGCGTGTGGAGCGCGACCGTCAGGCTGCGTCCATCGAATCCAAGCGCCAGAACTTGGCGAAGAAGGAACTTGCTTGGTTGCGCCGCGGCGCCCCAGCTCGAACCTCTAAGCCGAAGTTCCGCATCGATGCCGCCAACGCGCTCATCGCGGACGTTCCCGAGATTCGCGACAAGGTCGAACTCGCATCGCTCGCTGTTACCCGCTTGGGCCGCGACGTTGTAGACATCCTCGACGCATCCGTGTCTTACCCGGGCAAGGACGTCCTCAAGAAAATCGAATGGCGCCTGGCTCCCGGGGAGCGCACGGGCATTCTCGGCGTCAACGGCGCCGGCAAGTCCACGCTCCTAGGACTCATTGATGGAACGGTTGAGCCAACGGCCGGCCGCGTGAAGCGCGGCAAGACCGTCAAGGTCGCCACGCTCTCGCAGAAGCTCGACGAGCTCGCGGACTTCATCAACAGCCCCGTGCGTGAAGTCATCAGCCGACTCCGCACGTCTTACACGATCGGTTCCGGTTCGAAGGCGCAGGATCTGACCCCTGGCCAGCTCTTGGAGCGCCTCGGCTTTTCGACAAACCACTTGTCAACGCCCATTAAGGACCTCTCCGGTGGCCAGAAGCGCCGTCTTCAGCTGCTCATGATCCTCTTGGAACGGCCGAACATTCTGATCCTGGACGAGCCCACCAATGACTTGGACACGGACATGCTCGCCGCGATGGAGGACCTCCTCGATACGTGGCCGGGCACGCTGATAGTGGTTTCGCACGACCGCTACTTCCTCGAGCGTGTCACGGATCAGCAATACGCCCTCTTCGGCGGGAAGCTGCGGCATTTGCCCGGCGGCGTCGACGAGTATTTGCGCCTGCGCACGGAGGAAGAGGCACTGACTGGTGCTGCGCCGTCGTCCTCAAAATCCAGTACGACGACGCAGCCCGCCTCCGCAGATACCCCTGCGGTATCCGGGGCCGAGCGTCGTGCGGCGCAAAAGGAAATTACGACGATCGATCGCCGACTTCAGAAGCTCTCGCAAAGCATTGAAAAGGTGCACGCGAAGATGGCTGCTCATGATCAGAGTGACTTTGATGGACTGCGCGCCCTCAACGAGGAACTGCGTGAGTTTGAGGACGAAGTTGCGACGCTCGAGGAGCGCTGGCTAGAGCTGTCGGAAATCGTCGGTTAG
- the glmU gene encoding bifunctional UDP-N-acetylglucosamine diphosphorylase/glucosamine-1-phosphate N-acetyltransferase GlmU produces MTVDNHSPAAVIVLAAGAGTRMKSAKPKIMHEICGRSMVGHALAAAQGLDPQHLAAVVRFERDRVAEHITNILPGIIIADQDDVPGTGRAVEQGLEAVDAANGGPVQGTVVVTYGDVPLLTTELLAELVAVHKKDGNAVTVLTAVLDDPTGYGRIIREEDGSVSGIREHKDATEEERKINEVNSGIYAFDAEILRNALPQVSTDNVQQEKYLTDVLGLARAAGGRVAAVATQDRWQVEGANDRRQLATLGKEMNRRILDEWMKQGVGIIDPDTTWIDVEVILSNDVTIKPGTQLHGHTIVGTDAVIGPDTTLTNVRVGQGANVTRSVATDAEFADHSTVGPFAYVRPGTKLGEEAKIGAFYETKNVTVGKGSKLSHLGYMGDAEIGEYTNIGCGNITANYDGVNKHRTQIGSHVRTSSNSVFVAPVSVGDGAYTGAGAVVRKDVPAGALAITFAQQKNMEGWTQDKRPGTPAAQAAQRAQTPQNQIAQEPNA; encoded by the coding sequence TTGACCGTGGACAACCACTCGCCTGCCGCCGTCATCGTGCTGGCCGCAGGGGCCGGAACACGTATGAAGTCCGCCAAGCCAAAGATCATGCATGAGATCTGCGGCCGCTCTATGGTGGGACACGCTCTCGCCGCGGCCCAAGGACTCGATCCTCAGCATCTTGCCGCCGTCGTCCGCTTTGAGCGCGACCGCGTTGCAGAGCACATCACCAACATCCTTCCGGGCATCATCATTGCCGATCAGGATGACGTCCCAGGCACCGGCCGTGCCGTGGAACAGGGACTCGAAGCCGTTGACGCGGCTAACGGGGGACCGGTTCAGGGAACCGTCGTGGTGACCTACGGCGACGTCCCGCTGTTGACCACCGAACTCCTTGCAGAGCTCGTTGCGGTCCACAAGAAGGATGGCAATGCCGTCACCGTACTGACCGCAGTCCTCGATGATCCCACCGGCTACGGTCGCATCATCCGCGAAGAAGACGGCTCTGTCTCCGGCATCCGCGAACACAAGGACGCCACGGAAGAAGAGCGCAAGATCAACGAGGTCAACTCGGGCATCTACGCTTTCGACGCCGAGATCCTCCGCAATGCGCTCCCGCAGGTCTCCACGGACAACGTGCAGCAGGAAAAGTACCTCACGGACGTCCTGGGGTTGGCTCGCGCAGCCGGCGGCCGCGTCGCCGCTGTTGCCACGCAGGACCGCTGGCAGGTTGAAGGCGCTAACGATCGCCGACAGCTCGCAACCTTGGGCAAGGAAATGAACCGCCGCATCCTCGATGAGTGGATGAAGCAGGGCGTGGGCATCATTGACCCAGACACCACGTGGATCGACGTAGAGGTCATCCTCTCCAACGACGTCACCATCAAGCCAGGCACGCAGCTTCATGGCCACACGATTGTGGGCACGGACGCTGTGATCGGCCCAGACACCACGCTCACCAACGTGCGCGTGGGACAAGGCGCCAACGTCACGCGATCTGTTGCGACGGACGCTGAGTTTGCAGACCACTCAACGGTTGGCCCATTCGCATACGTGCGTCCGGGGACTAAGCTGGGCGAAGAAGCCAAGATCGGCGCTTTCTACGAAACCAAGAACGTGACCGTGGGCAAGGGCTCCAAGCTCTCCCACTTGGGTTACATGGGTGACGCAGAAATCGGCGAATACACGAACATTGGTTGCGGAAATATCACTGCTAATTACGACGGCGTCAATAAGCACCGTACGCAGATCGGCAGCCATGTCCGCACCAGCTCGAACTCCGTCTTCGTGGCACCCGTGTCCGTAGGGGATGGAGCCTATACCGGGGCAGGCGCCGTCGTACGTAAGGACGTCCCCGCCGGAGCCCTGGCCATCACGTTTGCTCAACAAAAGAATATGGAAGGCTGGACGCAAGATAAGCGTCCCGGTACGCCAGCAGCGCAAGCCGCCCAGCGAGCACAAACCCCTCAAAATCAGATCGCCCAGGAGCCTAACGCATGA